From the genome of Hyalangium ruber, one region includes:
- a CDS encoding ABC transporter ATP-binding protein codes for MGTREALLRLLRYGRPHVGVLVSAFACMAVLGVGTGAYAYLMGPALRFLLSGGTEGFGGEHAVPWLSKLPREAALWGFPLVVVLVGVVKGVGYLGQFYFMGLFAQRVVKDLRRDLFLRLTALSPSQLSKERVGDLLSRFSSDMTAVEWAAMYTVGSYLRDTLQVLVLASVALAMSPLLGGLMLAVIPLAALPASRLTRKALKGTREGQSQLGQLAGQLHEGLGGIRTIQAFNGQAAELARFSAHTQAHEKAVVGAAWARGAVPGMMEVLAAAALAGALAYAAATRAMEPAALLSLLTAVILVYQPVKDLGRVTQFAMQAGAAGERLFALLDLRHPVEDPPGVVPAPPLQQGLRLEDVHFSYGPRRALEGLTLELPVGKVTALVGPSGGGKSTVTSLLLRFEKPQSGRLLLDGVDADRYEAASVRSRFALVTQEPLLFSGSVLDNLRFGRPDATLEEVEAAARVAHADGFIRALPQGYETLIGERGVTLSGGQRQRLCIARAVLSRAPVLVLDEATSSLDPESEREVQAALAAVLPGRTALVIAHRLSTVTAADIIHVVEAGRILESGSHEELLRAGGRYAGLWTLQTSGAERGAA; via the coding sequence ATGGGTACACGGGAGGCGCTGTTGCGGCTGCTGCGGTATGGGCGGCCGCACGTCGGGGTGCTCGTGTCGGCGTTCGCCTGCATGGCGGTGCTGGGCGTGGGCACGGGGGCCTACGCGTACCTGATGGGCCCGGCGCTGCGCTTCCTGCTGTCGGGAGGCACCGAGGGCTTCGGCGGGGAGCACGCGGTGCCCTGGCTCTCGAAGCTGCCGCGCGAGGCGGCACTGTGGGGCTTTCCGCTCGTGGTGGTGCTGGTGGGCGTGGTGAAGGGAGTGGGCTACCTGGGGCAGTTCTACTTCATGGGCCTGTTCGCGCAGCGGGTGGTGAAGGACCTGCGGCGGGACCTCTTCCTGCGGCTCACGGCGCTGTCGCCCTCGCAGCTCTCGAAGGAGCGGGTGGGGGATCTGCTCAGTCGGTTCTCCTCGGACATGACGGCGGTGGAGTGGGCGGCGATGTACACGGTGGGCTCGTACTTGCGAGACACGCTCCAGGTGTTGGTGCTGGCGAGCGTGGCGCTGGCGATGAGCCCGCTGCTGGGCGGATTGATGCTGGCGGTCATCCCGCTGGCGGCGCTGCCGGCGTCACGGCTCACGCGCAAGGCGCTGAAGGGGACGCGGGAGGGGCAGTCGCAGCTTGGCCAGCTCGCGGGGCAGCTCCACGAGGGGCTGGGCGGCATCCGGACGATCCAGGCCTTCAACGGGCAGGCGGCGGAGCTGGCGCGGTTCTCGGCGCACACGCAGGCACATGAAAAGGCGGTCGTCGGCGCCGCCTGGGCGCGAGGCGCGGTGCCTGGAATGATGGAGGTGCTCGCGGCCGCCGCGCTCGCGGGGGCGCTGGCCTACGCGGCGGCGACCCGGGCGATGGAACCGGCGGCGCTGCTGTCGCTGCTGACGGCCGTCATCCTCGTCTACCAGCCGGTGAAGGACCTGGGCCGAGTCACCCAGTTCGCGATGCAGGCGGGAGCCGCGGGAGAGCGCCTCTTCGCGCTGCTGGATCTGCGCCACCCGGTGGAGGATCCCCCAGGAGTCGTCCCCGCGCCGCCGCTCCAGCAGGGCCTGCGGCTGGAGGACGTGCATTTCTCCTATGGCCCGCGCCGGGCGCTGGAGGGCCTGACGCTGGAGCTGCCGGTGGGCAAGGTGACGGCGCTGGTGGGGCCGAGTGGCGGCGGCAAGAGCACGGTGACCTCGTTGCTGCTGCGCTTCGAGAAGCCTCAGTCGGGCCGGCTGCTGCTCGACGGCGTGGACGCGGATCGCTACGAGGCGGCGAGCGTCCGGTCACGGTTCGCGCTGGTGACACAGGAGCCGCTGCTCTTCTCGGGAAGCGTGCTGGACAACCTCCGCTTCGGCCGGCCGGATGCGACGCTTGAGGAGGTAGAGGCGGCGGCACGGGTGGCCCACGCGGACGGGTTCATCCGGGCGCTGCCGCAGGGGTACGAGACGCTCATCGGAGAGCGGGGAGTCACCCTGAGTGGCGGCCAGCGCCAGCGGCTGTGCATCGCGCGAGCGGTGCTCTCCCGGGCTCCGGTGTTGGTTCTGGACGAGGCCACGAGCAGCCTCGATCCCGAGAGTGAGCGGGAAGTGCAGGCGGCGCTGGCGGCGGTGCTGCCGGGACGGACGGC
- a CDS encoding polyprenol monophosphomannose synthase — MNRALVCIPTYNEAENIEPITQAVLKAEPRVDILVVDDNSPDGTGRIADALAAKEPRIRVFHREKKEGLGRAYLAAFRWALEQGYTYIIEMDADFSHDPRHLPTILDTAEAGADLVLGSRYVTGGGTVNWGIGRQVISQGGSLYARTILGVDVRDLTGGFKCFHRRVLESIGLDEVKSTGYAFQIELTYRTLKKGFTVREVPIVFEDRRVGHSKMSRKIFLEALTMVWKLRLTV, encoded by the coding sequence ATGAACCGAGCGCTGGTCTGCATCCCCACCTATAACGAGGCGGAGAACATCGAGCCCATCACCCAGGCGGTGCTCAAGGCCGAGCCCCGCGTGGACATCCTCGTCGTGGATGACAACTCGCCGGATGGGACCGGGCGGATCGCCGACGCGCTGGCCGCCAAGGAGCCGCGCATCCGGGTGTTCCACCGCGAGAAGAAGGAGGGCCTGGGCCGCGCGTACCTGGCCGCCTTCCGCTGGGCGCTGGAGCAGGGGTACACGTACATCATCGAGATGGACGCGGACTTCAGCCACGATCCGCGCCACCTGCCCACCATCCTGGACACCGCCGAGGCGGGCGCGGACCTGGTGCTGGGCTCGCGCTACGTCACCGGCGGTGGCACGGTGAACTGGGGCATCGGGCGGCAGGTCATCAGCCAGGGCGGCTCGCTCTACGCGCGCACCATCCTCGGGGTGGACGTGCGCGACCTGACCGGTGGCTTCAAGTGCTTCCACCGCCGCGTGCTGGAGTCCATCGGCCTCGATGAGGTGAAGAGCACCGGGTACGCCTTCCAGATCGAACTCACCTACCGGACGCTCAAGAAGGGCTTCACCGTGCGCGAGGTGCCCATCGTCTTCGAGGACCGGCGCGTCGGGCACTCGAAGATGAGCCGGAAGATCTTCCTCGAGGCGCTCACCATGGTCTGGAAGCTGCGCCTCACGGTGTAA
- a CDS encoding putative toxin-antitoxin system toxin component, PIN family, which produces MAQPVPTSPSQPQSVVLDTNVILDLLVFDDPIARPLGHALTAGQLTAWADRQTLQELEWVLPMPSFKLDEAARQAVLSRYRGLVQMAPDGDLSPLPTLPRCRDRDDQKFLILAARIGSAWLVSKDKRVLSLADRRDLPFVIFTPKQAVQALARITGAAPSP; this is translated from the coding sequence ATGGCCCAACCCGTTCCCACCTCTCCTTCCCAGCCCCAGAGCGTGGTCCTCGACACCAATGTGATCCTGGACCTGCTGGTGTTCGATGACCCGATCGCACGCCCCCTCGGCCATGCCCTGACGGCGGGCCAGCTCACCGCGTGGGCGGATCGACAGACGCTCCAGGAGTTGGAGTGGGTGCTCCCCATGCCCTCCTTCAAGTTGGACGAGGCCGCCAGGCAAGCCGTCCTCTCCCGCTACCGGGGGCTCGTGCAGATGGCCCCCGATGGAGACCTCTCGCCGCTCCCCACCCTGCCCCGCTGCCGCGACCGGGATGATCAGAAGTTCCTCATCCTCGCGGCCCGGATTGGCTCCGCCTGGCTGGTGAGCAAGGACAAGCGGGTGCTCTCGCTCGCGGATCGCCGCGACCTGCCGTTCGTGATCTTCACGCCCAAACAGGCGGTGCAGGCCCTCGCGCGAATCACCGGGGCCGCTCCCTCTCCGTAA
- the lpxB gene encoding lipid-A-disaccharide synthase, with protein sequence MTAAPQILVVTGEASGDAHASELVAALQARRPDLRFFGMGGSRLAARGVELLFSAQEVSVMGITEVLPKIPRILQVMRGLADAAQERRPVCAILVDIPDFNLRLAAKLKALGIPVAYYVSPMIWAWRQGRVKTIRQRVDRMLCILPFEEAFYRDSGVDARYVGSPVVEQVPAPASAAAFRQQLGLSVDAPTLALLPGSRMSEIRRLLPSMVGAAKQLAAERPGLQIVVPVAPTIPREEVVSRFEGSGLSPRLVEGRAPEVVGASDAAIVASGTAVLEAGLMQRPLVVVYRVSLVTYLVGRLMLKVAHVALVNLLAGRRLVPELLQGDMTPERIASEVRRVWDPGPPREEMLRGLEEVRGRLGGPGAAERAAEAVLELLPAPVKV encoded by the coding sequence ATGACCGCTGCTCCACAGATTCTCGTCGTCACCGGTGAGGCCTCCGGCGACGCCCACGCCTCCGAGCTCGTCGCCGCCCTCCAGGCGCGGCGCCCGGACCTGCGCTTCTTCGGCATGGGAGGCTCGCGCCTGGCCGCCCGGGGGGTCGAGCTGCTCTTCAGCGCCCAGGAAGTATCCGTGATGGGCATCACCGAGGTGCTGCCCAAGATTCCCCGCATCCTCCAGGTCATGCGCGGACTGGCCGACGCCGCCCAGGAGCGCCGCCCCGTGTGCGCCATCCTGGTGGACATCCCGGACTTCAACCTGCGCCTGGCCGCCAAGCTGAAAGCCCTGGGAATCCCGGTCGCCTACTACGTGTCGCCGATGATCTGGGCCTGGCGCCAGGGCCGGGTGAAGACCATTCGCCAGCGCGTGGACCGGATGCTGTGCATCCTCCCCTTCGAGGAGGCCTTCTATCGGGACTCCGGAGTGGACGCCCGGTACGTGGGCAGCCCCGTGGTGGAGCAGGTCCCCGCCCCCGCCAGCGCCGCCGCCTTCCGCCAGCAGCTCGGCCTCTCGGTGGATGCGCCCACACTCGCCCTGCTGCCGGGCAGTCGCATGAGTGAGATTCGCCGCCTGTTGCCCTCCATGGTGGGCGCGGCGAAACAGCTCGCAGCCGAGCGCCCCGGGCTGCAGATCGTCGTCCCCGTGGCCCCCACCATCCCCCGCGAGGAGGTCGTCTCCCGCTTCGAGGGCAGCGGCCTGTCGCCCCGGCTCGTGGAGGGCCGCGCCCCCGAGGTGGTGGGCGCGAGCGACGCGGCCATCGTCGCCTCGGGGACGGCGGTGCTGGAGGCCGGGCTGATGCAACGCCCGCTGGTGGTCGTCTACCGCGTCTCGCTCGTCACCTACCTCGTGGGCCGGCTCATGCTGAAGGTCGCCCACGTGGCGCTGGTGAACCTGCTCGCCGGGCGCCGGCTCGTACCCGAGCTGCTCCAGGGCGACATGACGCCCGAGCGCATCGCCTCGGAGGTCCGCCGCGTGTGGGATCCGGGCCCACCTCGGGAGGAGATGCTTCGAGGGCTGGAGGAAGTCCGAGGCCGGCTGGGAGGCCCAGGCGCCGCCGAGCGGGCTGCGGAGGCCGTGCTGGAGTTGCTGCCCGCCCCCGTCAAAGTTTGA
- a CDS encoding DUF4388 domain-containing protein: MKTLLLAESHPPTLEHLTGLLAQAGYTVRAVSEPAAAMEHFVADNPVAVVVAVDLPRLSGSHVGQLIRNHRQGARVPIIAIDKGHLGKAKGVASILDLGVSAYIPDPLKPGELAAKVDALVSAAQAVVPATGIQAMLARPAVTARDLKGYPLPEVVHLLYRQRRDGVLVVAYRELARRVFFARGVAVNYDSTARQDGLPGFLLERKIVTEAQSERVVQALGSGLRIGAALADAGVEAAGEELLQILRDYTRDRLAQMVGMRDGRFAFYEGTEFQEEVATVEIPALAPVLDGARRSIPLKVLAAPLRKHLNDYPVRSSEFGKDLPALGLDTDDLKIAMQISGRLVLRDLLAHGRGDLRRGYSLLWFLQLTGGVTFSATPVATEGVVLSGGEDVIAPRKRKPIPAETAATLREGAVKIITSSYFHSLGLDIAADMEAVERAYHETAMKFHPDTYAEYDTSELRDLLDSVQEKLSASYRVLSVEDKRKAYLQYLLSKLDVGGRANAINVEAEILIRRGETYLKRKDYRMALQLFEEAVALNPREPEYFSYLAWATYHAAPGPLKERAKAAQKVLKRALSLNAYLERAQIISAIIDNDLEDATSARKKLLKVLELNPNSQLAKAALRKVGR; encoded by the coding sequence TTGAAGACGCTTCTGCTCGCCGAGAGCCATCCGCCTACGCTCGAGCACCTCACCGGCCTGCTGGCCCAGGCGGGGTACACCGTACGCGCGGTGTCCGAGCCCGCCGCCGCCATGGAGCACTTCGTGGCGGACAACCCCGTCGCGGTGGTGGTGGCTGTGGACCTGCCCCGGCTGTCGGGCTCGCACGTGGGGCAGCTCATCCGCAACCACCGGCAGGGCGCGCGGGTGCCCATCATCGCCATCGACAAGGGGCACCTGGGCAAGGCGAAGGGCGTGGCCTCGATCCTGGACCTGGGGGTGAGCGCCTACATCCCGGACCCGCTCAAGCCGGGCGAGCTGGCGGCCAAGGTGGACGCGCTGGTGAGCGCGGCGCAGGCGGTGGTGCCCGCCACGGGCATCCAGGCGATGCTCGCCCGCCCGGCGGTGACGGCCCGGGACCTGAAGGGCTATCCGCTGCCGGAGGTGGTGCATCTCCTTTATAGGCAGCGGCGGGATGGGGTGCTGGTGGTGGCGTACCGGGAGCTGGCCCGGCGCGTCTTCTTCGCGCGGGGCGTGGCGGTGAACTACGACTCCACGGCGCGCCAGGACGGGCTGCCGGGCTTCCTGCTGGAGCGGAAGATCGTCACCGAGGCCCAGTCGGAGCGCGTGGTGCAGGCGCTGGGCTCGGGGCTGCGCATTGGCGCGGCGCTGGCGGATGCGGGAGTGGAGGCGGCCGGCGAGGAGCTGCTGCAAATCCTCCGCGACTACACGCGGGATCGACTGGCCCAGATGGTCGGCATGCGCGACGGGCGCTTCGCCTTCTACGAAGGGACCGAGTTCCAGGAGGAGGTGGCCACGGTGGAGATCCCCGCCCTGGCGCCGGTGCTGGATGGGGCGCGGCGGTCCATTCCGCTCAAGGTGCTGGCGGCCCCTCTGCGCAAGCACCTGAACGACTACCCGGTGCGCTCGTCGGAGTTCGGCAAGGATCTGCCGGCGCTGGGGCTCGACACGGATGACTTGAAGATCGCCATGCAGATCAGCGGGCGGCTGGTGCTGAGGGATCTGCTGGCGCACGGGCGGGGAGACCTGCGGCGTGGGTACTCGCTGCTGTGGTTCCTCCAGCTCACGGGCGGGGTGACGTTCTCGGCCACGCCGGTGGCGACGGAGGGCGTGGTGCTCTCCGGCGGAGAGGACGTCATCGCCCCGCGCAAGCGCAAGCCGATCCCGGCGGAGACGGCGGCGACCCTGCGCGAGGGGGCGGTGAAGATCATCACCAGCAGCTACTTCCACAGCCTGGGGTTGGACATCGCGGCGGACATGGAGGCGGTGGAGCGCGCCTACCACGAGACGGCGATGAAGTTTCACCCGGACACCTATGCCGAGTACGACACCTCGGAGCTGAGGGACTTGCTCGACTCGGTGCAGGAGAAACTGTCGGCCTCCTACCGGGTGCTCTCGGTGGAGGACAAGCGCAAGGCGTACCTCCAATACCTGCTCTCGAAGCTGGACGTGGGAGGGCGAGCCAACGCCATCAACGTGGAGGCGGAGATCCTCATCCGGCGCGGGGAGACGTACCTCAAGCGCAAGGACTACCGGATGGCGCTCCAGCTCTTCGAGGAGGCCGTGGCGCTCAACCCCCGGGAGCCCGAGTATTTCTCGTACCTGGCGTGGGCCACCTACCACGCGGCGCCGGGGCCGCTGAAGGAGCGGGCGAAGGCCGCCCAGAAGGTGCTCAAGCGCGCTCTCTCCCTCAACGCCTACCTGGAGCGGGCGCAGATCATCTCGGCCATCATCGACAATGATCTGGAGGACGCGACGTCGGCGCGGAAGAAGCTGTTGAAGGTGCTCGAGCTCAACCCCAACTCCCAGCTCGCCAAGGCCGCGTTGCGCAAGGTGGGCCGTTGA
- a CDS encoding MarC family protein: MGAYLTHFLVSLSAVFFVVDPIGVVPIFLAITAGDSAEKMRRTALRACLVAGGLLLFFALFGGVIFQIFGVSLAAFRVAGGILLLITALDMLRARPSETRTSHSEQQEGAHKEDVALVPLAMPLLAGPGAIASAMVLMSKGETWSMAVPVLAAIVLTFVASYYILRASHLVQRVLKQSGVAILERVMGLILAAIAVQFMADGAKDLLGR, encoded by the coding sequence ATGGGCGCCTACCTCACCCACTTCCTCGTCTCGCTCTCCGCCGTCTTCTTCGTGGTGGACCCGATCGGCGTGGTGCCCATCTTCCTGGCCATCACCGCGGGCGACTCGGCGGAGAAGATGCGCCGCACGGCGCTGCGGGCCTGTCTGGTGGCCGGCGGGCTGCTGCTCTTCTTCGCCCTCTTCGGCGGCGTCATCTTCCAGATCTTCGGCGTCTCGCTGGCCGCCTTCCGCGTCGCCGGCGGCATCCTGCTGCTCATCACCGCGCTGGACATGCTCCGCGCCCGGCCCTCGGAGACGCGCACCAGCCACAGCGAGCAGCAGGAGGGCGCGCACAAGGAGGACGTGGCGCTGGTGCCTCTGGCCATGCCGCTGCTCGCGGGCCCGGGCGCCATCGCCTCCGCCATGGTGCTCATGTCCAAGGGCGAGACGTGGTCGATGGCGGTGCCGGTGCTCGCCGCCATCGTGCTCACGTTCGTGGCCAGCTACTACATCCTGCGCGCCTCCCACCTGGTGCAGCGCGTGCTCAAGCAGTCGGGCGTGGCCATCCTCGAGCGCGTGATGGGGCTCATCCTCGCCGCCATCGCCGTGCAGTTCATGGCCGATGGCGCCAAGGACCTGCTGGGACGCTGA